Below is a window of Salvelinus alpinus chromosome 5, SLU_Salpinus.1, whole genome shotgun sequence DNA.
tacactcacaaaagttgtctcccccccccccccccccccacacactctctgtctttaACAGGAGATAGCGCTGGTGGTGCTATTCAGTGTGGAGTATGGTGTGCGGCTGTGGTCGGCAGGGTGCCGTAGTAAATATGTTGGCGTCTGGGGCCGGCTGCGCTTTGCCAGGAAGCCTATCTCCATCATCGGCAAGTGCCTGGAACAAACTCCACACTCCACACGGGCATCCTTAGTCTTCAGATAAAATAAGATAAAAACATGTACAATAATGGCAATTATTTGCATTCAGTATGCAAATAGATATCCTAATTAAGTAACAGTGACAATTCAACAACCCTGGGAACCCTCCTGTAACATGTCTCCCTCCTGTAACATGTCTCCCTCCTGTAACATGGCTCCATCCTGTAACATGGCTCCCTCCTGTAACATGGCCCCCTCCTGTAACATGGCTCCCTCCTCCTGTAACATGGCTCCCTCCTGTAACATGGCTCCCTCCTGTAACATGGCTCCCTCCTGTAACATGGCTCCCTCCTGTAACATGGCTCCCTCCTGTAACATGGCTCCCTCCTGTAACATGGCTCCCTCCTGTAACATGGCTCCCTCCTGTAACATGGCTCCCTCCTGTAACATGGCTCCATCCTGTAACATGTCTCCATCCTGTAACATGGCTCCCTCCTGTAACATGGCTCCATCCTGTAACATGGCTCCCTCCTGTATCATGGCTCCCTCCTGTAACATGGCTCCCTCCTGTAACATGGCTCCCTCCTCCTGTAACATGGCTCCCTCCTGTAACATGGCTCCCTCCTGTAACATGGCTCCCTCCTGTAACATGTCCCCCTCCTGTAACATGGCTCCCTCCTGTAACATGGCTCCCTCCTGTAACATGTCTCCATCCTGTAACATGGCTCCCTCCTGTAACATGGCTCCATCCTGTAACATGGCTCCCTCCTGTAACATGGCTCCCTCCTGTAACATGTCCCCCTCCTGTAACATGGCTCCCTCCTGTAACATGGCTCCCTCCTGTAACATGTCTCCCTCCTGTAACATGGCTCCCTCCTGTAACATGTCTCCCTCCTGTAACATGTGTCCCTCCTGTAACATGGCTCCCTCCTGTAACATGGCTCCCTCCTGTAACATGGCTCCCTCCTGTAACATGGCTCCATCCTGTAACATGTCTCCATCATGTAACATGGCTCCCTCCTGTAACATGGTTCCCCTCCACtgtgttcttctctgcagatttgATTGTAGTGGTGGCCTCCATCATCGTACTGGTAGTAGGCTCCAATGGACAGGTGTTTGCCACATCTGCTGTCAGGTAAGACACTGGCCCTCGACTCTCATGTCCAAAGTCTCCTACGTTTCCAGAACTATCATGCAGGGCTCCAGACTGCGACCATTTAGTTGCATTTGGCTACACTTATGACTTGGCTATGGCGAGTTACATTTTTTAATTGGTTGCACTTTATCAGATGATTACTAATTGTTTTCTATTGGGTGATGCTGTAGAAAAACTCATTGGTGCCACCAGTTCCACCAGGGGAAAATGTTTGTCTGGAGCCCAGATCACAGAGAATGTGTTTTTGTTCCAGAGGGATTCGCTTCCTGCAGATCCTGCGTATGCTCCATGTggaccggcagggagggacatgGCGTCTGCTGGGCTCTGTGGTCTTCATCCACAGGCAGGTTAGTTTGGGTCCttgaaaagcgctatataaatACCATGTATTCTTAATATTATGAGTTGTTCACTGCACAGATAAACAGAGTTgacaaacactaacacacactcctGATTTAATGCTGAGCGACAAACCTTTCTTCGTTATTAATAACTTTATTCCTCTCTACATAACTATGTTAAATAActtgtctcgtgtgtgtgtgtgtgtgtgtgtgtgtgtgtgtgtgtgtgtgtgtgtgtgtgtgtgtgtgtgtgtgtgtgtgtgtgtgtgtgtgtgtgtgtgtgtgtgtgtgtgtgtgtgtgtgtgtgtgtgtgtgtgtgtgcttgcctgtATGTGTGTTTCCAGGAGCTCATCACTACGCTGTACATTGGTTTTCTGGGGCTCATCTTCTCCTCCTACTTTGTGTACCTGGCAGAGAAGGATGCTGTGGACAGCAATGGAGCCAATGAGTTCGAGAGCTACGCTGACGCCTTGTGGTGGGGGGTGGTaaggctgctgtgtgtgtgtgtgtgtgtgtgtgtgtgtgtgtgtgtgtgtgtgtgtgtgtgtgtgtgtgtgtgtgtgtgtgtgtgtgtgtgtgtgtgtgtgtgtgtgtgtgtttcacaggaggttggtggtaccttaattggggaggacgggcttgtggtaatgactggagctgaatcagtggaatggtatcaaatacatcaaacacatggtttccatggtttccttGAGTTTGAAGCCATTCcattctctctgttccagacattattatgagccgtcctcccctcagcagcctccactggtgtgtgagtgagtgggtgagtgaagaagtgagtgagtgagtgagtgagtgagtgagtgagtgagtgagtgagtgagtgagtgagtgagtgtctgGCTTCACTTAACAGGGCAGGTGTTTGGGATGACTCTTCTAGCAGTCTTTTGTCTTTTGCAGGTGACCGTCACAACTATAGGCTACGGAGACAAGGTGCCTCAGACGTGGATCGGTAAAACCATTGCATCGTGTTTCTCAGTCTTTGCCATCTCCTTCTTCGCCCTACCAGCTGTAAGTGCAGGAGTAATCAGGTGGAAAGATACTGTTTGTTCATCAGTAACACCGggaagtacactcttagaaaaaaagggttattCGTTTGTCCCCATAGGACAACCTTTTTTCCTTTGAGGTAGAACCCTTTGGTGGTGAATGGTTATGTGAAAATAGTTATTTTCAGAGGGTTCTCCTTAGGGGAACAATTGAAGAACACTTTATGGTACTAGGTAACAGTCCTACTTTTGTAGTGTAGTAATCCTCTGCGTTTGTTTGCAGGGGATCCTGGGTTCAGGCTTTGCCCTGAAGGTTCAACAGAAACAGAGGCAGAAGCACTTCAACAGACAGATCCCTGCAGCTGCCATTCTCATCCAGGTGAGTCTGACAGAGACAGTCCCAGTCAAACCCACATCAGTGTGCTAGATAAGCAATATTAGCTTCCTCCTCTCCGATTACAACTCAGAGTAAACTGTCTGTTCCACAGCTCAAACCCGGGGCCCTCTGCCTCGCTAACATGCTTGACCGCCCCCCCCTTGACAACGTACGAACCAGTTGAGCTATAGAAAAGGATCCAATTCGATGGCACAATTGGCGACATTTCAAGCTAGCCGTGAAGTGAGCTTTTCGGCCCATTCTTATCTCTGTTATACCAGCATGCTGTTTTACTCCACAACAACTGTTGCATTTCAGAAAACCTATTATTCTGGAGATGCTGTGGAGCTTGGTTAGGTAGATGCGTTCCTCACTATTCCTTAAAAGTACCTTCATCTCGAGTCAACTGTGGTGTAGATTCTAGTAGTCACCTGCAATGTTAATGTCTGTTTACTTCCTGATCACATTCTCTGTCCAGACTTCGTGGAGGGTCTTTGCTGTGGAGAACCCTGACTCGGCCACCTTCAAGACGTTTGTGAGGAGGAGACCTGCTCTGCCCAGCTCCTCTGTATCCAGTCCCAAGCCCAAGAAAACGGTCAGCTGTCCATATAGAATCACTGGTTATCAGATCGATGCTATtttattcatccatccattcatcaatccgtccatccatccacccacccacccacccatccacccacccacccatccatccacccatccatccatccatccatccatccgtccacccatccatccatccatccatccatccgtccatccatccatccatccatccatccgtgcatccatccatccatccgtgcATCCATCCATTCACGTCTGTCCCTCTGTAAACAGGTGAAGCTGAGGAGGAAGTTGAAGAGCAGTGAGAAGGACGACGGGCCTGGTTCTCCCACTGTTCCCAGTATCTCCTACGACTCTGTGTTCAATAGTGGGAGGGAGCTCAGCTCTGACGTCTACAGCACTGTGTGTACAGGTAGGAGAGGGGTACTCGCCTATATATATTTACACTGCATCTTAGTGGCTTGGAGTAACCTAAAGGGGCAGTTCACCCCCATTTTAATTGCACTCTGCCAGGGGTTATCAGAGCCAATTCCATTTCTGTGAATTGAATTATGATTAATTGTATTAATGTATTAGACATTTCCCACGGTTTTCAACACACTCTCTATTCTCTttacctctctgtttctctttctcctcctctctctttttccctatcTGCTGTTTCTGGCTTCTGTTTAGCTGAAGCACTAGGATGTGGTGAGCTTCTGTTAGTGTCCACTCCTCCTGTCCAGTCACTGTTACTGTCCTCTTGACCAATCACTGTCACTGTTACTGTCCTCTTGACCAATCACTGCATCTGTTACTGTATTCTTGACCAATCATTGTCACTGTCCTCTTGACCAATCACTGCATCTGTCACTGTCCTCTTGACCAATCACTGCAGCTGTCTTCTTGGCCAATCACTGTCTCGGTTACTGTTATATCTGTCTCTCACTGCCTGCTCCTTCTGTACATTTGTCTATAGGTATATAACCCTTTAGTCAGTCAACTGCAGGTAAATCAGTCTTCAGTTGAATGTGTGGGTTCCAGCACATTGGCAGCAGCATATTGAGGTTATAGTGGTTCGGGAACCCCCTTCAAAATGTCTGTTGTGCCACCATTCTATCTTGTTATCATGATTATCTTAGTAGCTTGTTGgtgtttcaggctgggtttctgtaaagcactttgtgacaactgctgatgtaaagagggctttataaaaaatatatttgaatgcCCACAAAGATAACCCCAACCCATTGCCCCCTTAGTCCCCATCCACCTGCTGCAATCCTCCGTCCCCACCCAGAAACCATGCCTCCCATCCCGcccacccccctccacccccctccacctccatGACCCGTAGAAAGCACGCCTCCCAGCCTTTCCCATCCCACCCAGAGGATCATGTATCTACTAGATTGCTAGCTACATGATTCTCTTGTGTGTttgtctccatccctccctcccctcctcttcttggTCTCACAGATACCCAGCAGTCCTGgacctctctttcctcccttaCGTTCAGCTCGCCACTCCCAGGTAACAAAGCACTGCGCTGTTTTGTTTTCGCTACAGAAATATATAAATGTGAAAGGGTTGCATGGATTTTTTTGAAATGACATTATAAGATCATAGGGAAATCTTCTGTCACTTGGCTATGCAtattctgagtgtgtgtgtgcctgcgtgcatgcgtgggactgtgtgtgtgtgttggcagtgAAAAAGACCCCTGGTTTGTTGGAGGTGCAGCCCCCTCGTCCCCTCCAGAGGAACAGCAGCTTTGGGGACGATCTGGACCAGGAGGACCAGTGTGTTCTGACCCCAGTCACCCACGTGTCACAGTCAGTTTGTTTCCCTTTCAGTCTGTCGTCTATCACCCACGTGTCACAGTCAGTTTGTTTCCCTTTCAGTCTGTCGTCTATCACCCACGTGTCACAGTCAGTTTCCCCTTCAGTTTGTCGTCTATCACCCATGTGTCACAGTCAGTTTGTTTCCCTTTCAGTCTGTCGTCTATCACCCACGTATCACAGTCAGTTTGTTTCCCTTTCAGTATGTCGTCTATCACCCACGTGTCAGTCAGTTTGTTTCCCTTTCAGTAGGTCTTCTATCACCCACGTGTCACAGTCAGTTTGTTTCCCTTTCAGTCTGTCGTCTATCACCCACGTGTCAGTCAGTTTGTTTCCCTTTCAGTCTGTCTTCTATCACCCACGTGTCACAGTCAGTTTGTTTCCCTTTCAGTCTGTCGTCTAACACCCACGTGTCAGTCAGTTTGTTTCCCTTTCAGTCTGTCGTCTATCACCCACGTGTCACAGTCATTTTGTTTCCCTTTCAGTCTGTCGTCTATCACCCACGTGTCACAGTCAGTTTGTTTCCCTTTCAGTCTGTCGTCTAACACCCACGTGTCAGTCAGTTTGTTTCCCTTTCAGTCTGTCGTCTATCACCCACGTGTCACAGTCATTTTGTTTCCCTTTCAGTCTGTCGTCTATCACCCACGTGTCACAGTCAGTTTGTTTCCCTTTCAGTCTATCTTCTATCACCCACGTGTCACAGTCAGTTTGTTTCCCTTTCAATCTGTCGTCTATCACCCACGTGTCACAGTCAGTTTGTTTCCCTTTCAGTCTGTCGTCTATCACCCACGTGTCAGTCAGTTTGTTTCCCTTTCAGTAGGTCTTCTATCACCCACGTGTCACAGTCAGTTTGTTTCCCTTTCAGTCTGTCGTCTATCACCCACGTGTCACAGTCAGTTTGTTTCCCTTTCAGTCTGTCGTCTATCACCCACGTGTCAGTCAGTTTGTTTCCCTTTCAGTCTGTCGTCTATCACCCACGTGTCACAGTCAGTTTGTTTCCCTTTCAGTCTGTCGTCTATCACCCACGTGTCACAGTCAGTTTGTTTCCCTTTCAGTATGTCGTCTATCACCCACGTGTCACAGTCAGTTTGTTTCCCTTTCAGTCTGTCGTCTATCACCCACGTGTCACAGTCAGTTTGTTTCCCTTTCAGTCTGTCGTCTATCACCCACGTGTCACAGTCAGTTTGTTTCCCTTTCAGTCTGTCATCTATCACCCACGTGTCACAGTCAGTTTTTTCCCTTTCAGTCTGTCGTCTATCACCCACGTGTCACAGTCAGTTTGTTTCCCTTTCAGTCTGTCGTCTATCACCCACGTGTCACAGTCAGTTTGTTTCCCTTTCAGTCTGTCGTCTATCACCCACGTGTCACAGTCAGTTTGTTTCCCTTTCAGTCTGTCGTCTATCACCCACGTGTCACAGTCAGTTTGTTTCCCTTTCAGTCTGTCGTCTATCACCCACGTGTCACAGTCAGTTTGTTTCCCTTTCAGTCTGTGGTCCATCACTCACGTGTCACAGTGAATCAATGGCACAATGACATCATCATAAGCCGGCTCTCTGATTGGTTCCTTCATAATGACATTGTTATAACCCTGCTCTCTAAGTGGTCTATTCATAATGACATCATCATAACCCTGGTCTCGGATTGGTCCCTTCATAATGACATTGTCATAACCCTGCTCTGTGATTGAGCCTTTCATAATGACATAATTATAACCCTGCTTTCTGATTGGTCCCATCATAATGACATCATCACAGTGAGTCTGTTTCCCTTTCAGTCTGTGCTCTATTTCCAGCCTGATCCTCAGTTACCGTAACAGCGGTTACGCCTCAGTTACCGTAACAGCGGTTACGCCTCAGTTACCGTAACAGCGGTTGCGCCTCAGTTACCGTAACAGCGGTTGCGCCTCAGTTACCGTAACAACGGTTGCGCCTCAGTTACCGTAACAGCGGTTACGCCTCAGTTACCGTAACAGCGGTTGCGCCTCAGTTACCGTAACAGCGGTTGCGCCTCAGTTACCGTAACAGCGGTTGCGCCTCAGTTACCGTAACAGCGGTTGCGCCTCAGTTACCGTAACAGCGGTTACGCCTCAGTTACCATAACAGCGGTTACGCCTCAGTTACCGTAACAGCGGTTGCGCCTCAGTTACCGTAACAGCGGTTGCGCCTCAGTTACCGTAACAGCGGTTGCGCCTCAGTTACCGTAACAGCGGTTGCGCCTCAGTTACCGTAACAGCGGTTGCGCCTCAGTTACCGTAACAGCGGTTGCGCCTCAGTTACCGTAACAACGGTTGCAGCTCTCTTGATGATGACTAATCTTGTCTGATACCTGAAGACTTCAGCTCCCTGaggacacacacagatagacacaaagacgcatgcgcacacacacacacacaaacacacttgcaTAGTATGCGTATCATGGGCGTAGTGAAAGCCACTGTGATATAGACCTCTGTGAGAAAAGTggtgtaaatgaggctgaattccTGTCCCTGAAGGCTCCATACTAAACAGTGGGGTAATGGGTCAGGCTGGCTATTGCATGCAGGGACATCATTAACTGGGACACTCTCTCTGCCCCATTGCCTGCTAAACCCCTTGAAACCAGCATGGCCCCATTAAACAATGCTCCTTAATTAAGCAGGGTCTACTGTGTCTACTgtgttcccgagtggcgcagcgatcttAACCAGTCCCTGGTTcggatccaggctgtatcacatctggccgtgattgggagtcctatatggcggcgcacaattggcccagcgtcgtccaggtttggccggggtaggccgtcattgtaaataataatttgtttttaactgacttgcctcgttaaataaaggttaaatgtacaaaattgtaaaaaaattaagaataaTAATCACTTTCTAGGCATATTAGActgatttatccttcactaaaaTGGCTGCCATTATCAGCACACTGTGTAACTATGAGGATCTATGACATCAGGTCCTCTAGTGATCTCTGTGTGTTATAGGCTAATGGTTTTACCCTGATAGGCTACTGTCAGGTACAGTAAGGTATAGCATTGGTTGATTGGGGCCTGTGACTCCAACAATGGGTGTCTACTAGCTATTggctatagatagatagatgcagGCTTATTATGGGCAGATTTTGCTCAGATGACACAGCAGTTATTTGAGATTTGTAAAACGTTCCTGGATCTTCCTACTGGCCTTTAATGTTTCTTGCAAATGTTTTGATGAGTTAACATGTGGTGTATTTTGACCAACAAGATAAGGATCCAATTTGTTCCTGTTTATCTTATCCTGATTGCAGTGTTGGGCAGTCGAGGAGGTAGCTCTTTTCTTTCCCATCAGGGGAGGGCACTGGAGAGGTCATGAATGGCAGGCAGCTACTGTTCAGCTCCCTGGTAGATAACAGCCAAGATGACTCCACAATCTTTAGCACAATGATAGCAGGGGAGGGGCGGCCATTTTGTGATAGTGCTGCTGTTTGTAGTTTGGTTTTAGACTCCCACTCGGTCATTGACAGCTACTAGTATGAAGATAGAGTAGCACCTATAGACATTCATAACGTGTCAAAGACGTTAACTCATCTTGGTTGTTTTTGGCCTAAAGAAAGTAGGAGGAGTCAACGGTGCTTGCCAGAGGTCCTCATCTAGCATTGTGATGGTCACAGTGTCAGCTGCtctgagatcagagagagagggagtggctgTT
It encodes the following:
- the kcnq1.1 gene encoding potassium voltage-gated channel subfamily KQT member 1.1 isoform X1, giving the protein MSSPDKTTQRNEVLNNIRRSSMVAGHGRKQTEFEMSQAASASQPGALISNNRFLCDAEGITIHTTVTRPSMSHLPGLNLNPRMSVYSTTRRVTVSRAYIQGRAYNFLERPSGWKCFVYHFSVFLIVLTCLVLSVLSTIGQYQALAHGTLFWVEIALVVLFSVEYGVRLWSAGCRSKYVGVWGRLRFARKPISIIDLIVVVASIIVLVVGSNGQVFATSAVRGIRFLQILRMLHVDRQGGTWRLLGSVVFIHRQELITTLYIGFLGLIFSSYFVYLAEKDAVDSNGANEFESYADALWWGVVTVTTIGYGDKVPQTWIGKTIASCFSVFAISFFALPAGILGSGFALKVQQKQRQKHFNRQIPAAAILIQTSWRVFAVENPDSATFKTFVRRRPALPSSSVSSPKPKKTVKLRRKLKSSEKDDGPGSPTVPSISYDSVFNSGRELSSDVYSTVCTAEALGCDTQQSWTSLSSLTFSSPLPVKKTPGLLEVQPPRPLQRNSSFGDDLDQEDQCVLTPVTHVSQLQGTHRAAIHVILRMRYFVAKKRFQQARKPYDVRDVIEQYSQGHLNLMVRIKELQRRLDQSLGKLTLFQTSSDKAKDKGTNTIGSRLNRMEDKIQRMDQTLNQIAESLTQLLSGTSQWQGDMGGAQGQGDMGGAQGQGRRRSQGGAGVPSQDSLPSYEQLSTATLHPPLNPSLSQDKSS
- the kcnq1.1 gene encoding potassium voltage-gated channel subfamily KQT member 1.1 isoform X3, giving the protein MSSPDKTTQRNEVLNNIRRSSMVAGHGRKQTEFEMSQAASASQPGALISNNRFLCDAEGITIHTTVTRPSMSHLPGLNLNPRMSVYSTTRRVTVSRAYIQGRAYNFLERPSGWKCFVYHFSVFLIVLTCLVLSVLSTIGQYQALAHGTLFWVEIALVVLFSVEYGVRLWSAGCRSKYVGVWGRLRFARKPISIIDLIVVVASIIVLVVGSNGQVFATSAVRGIRFLQILRMLHVDRQGGTWRLLGSVVFIHRQELITTLYIGFLGLIFSSYFVYLAEKDAVDSNGANEFESYADALWWGVVTVTTIGYGDKVPQTWIGKTIASCFSVFAISFFALPAGILGSGFALKVQQKQRQKHFNRQIPAAAILIQTSWRVFAVENPDSATFKTFVRRRPALPSSSVSSPKPKKTVKLRRKLKSSEKDDGPGSPTVPSISYDSVFNSGRELSSDVYSTVCTAEALGCDTQQSWTSLSSLTFSSPLPVKKTPGLLEVQPPRPLQRNSSFGDDLDQEDQCVLTPVTHVSQVYCVYCVPEWRSDLNQSLVRIQAVSHLAVIGSPIWRRTIGPASSRFGRGCRGLTEQLST
- the kcnq1.1 gene encoding potassium voltage-gated channel subfamily KQT member 1.1 isoform X2, producing the protein MSSPDKTTQRNEVLNNIRRSSMVAGHGRKQTEFEMSQAASASQPGALISNNRFLCDAEGITIHTTVTRPSMSHLPGLNLNPRMSVYSTTRRVTVSRAYIQGRAYNFLERPSGWKCFVYHFSVFLIVLTCLVLSVLSTIGQYQALAHGTLFWVEIALVVLFSVEYGVRLWSAGCRSKYVGVWGRLRFARKPISIIDLIVVVASIIVLVVGSNGQVFATSAVRGIRFLQILRMLHVDRQGGTWRLLGSVVFIHRQELITTLYIGFLGLIFSSYFVYLAEKDAVDSNGANEFESYADALWWGVVTVTTIGYGDKVPQTWIGKTIASCFSVFAISFFALPAGILGSGFALKVQQKQRQKHFNRQIPAAAILIQTSWRVFAVENPDSATFKTFVRRRPALPSSSVSSPKPKKTVKLRRKLKSSEKDDGPGSPTVPSISYDSVFNSGRELSSDVYSTVCTDTQQSWTSLSSLTFSSPLPVKKTPGLLEVQPPRPLQRNSSFGDDLDQEDQCVLTPVTHVSQLQGTHRAAIHVILRMRYFVAKKRFQQARKPYDVRDVIEQYSQGHLNLMVRIKELQRRLDQSLGKLTLFQTSSDKAKDKGTNTIGSRLNRMEDKIQRMDQTLNQIAESLTQLLSGTSQWQGDMGGAQGQGDMGGAQGQGRRRSQGGAGVPSQDSLPSYEQLSTATLHPPLNPSLSQDKSS